One genomic segment of Hordeum vulgare subsp. vulgare chromosome 2H, MorexV3_pseudomolecules_assembly, whole genome shotgun sequence includes these proteins:
- the LOC123427839 gene encoding uncharacterized protein LOC123427839, producing MMFGRGSPKFVASSKKLSPKACSTKRKGTSPKGCTSKRKGASPKARASVTFEQEKTLVELFHEHNNPSFRGDNGWSTEAWNKITREMNEKHPYALFTKLQIQNKEKELKRDYRFLKEARMQSGISWDDSRKMVVAEPALWENILISFPKAKKFRSNRASFPLFDALGELHDGQIADGTLNFTSSEPSQHPILTQVDNVDEPFERASTFLDIEERVDGDDDDDEIRISTQQPEKAVGKDPMEVQGTVGKRVEKEPKKCKKADVAGMMESYIAMKTKQVEEEAAARERAKADVDEFSIKKCIAVANEIEELTTEEKVDAFDVFMNEQKREIFLSADPSSRIMWLRRQLSRLA from the exons ATGATGTTTGGAAGAGGTTCTCCAAAGTTCGTGGCTTCGTCCAAGAAGTTGTCACCAAAAGCTTGTAGTACAAAAAGGAAAGGGACGTCTCCAAAAGGTTGTACCTCAAAAAGGAAAGGGGCATCTCCAAAAGCTAGAGCATCAGTGACTTTTGAACAAGAGAAGACTCTAGTTGAGTTGTTTCATGAGCATAACAACCCATCATTTAGGGGAGACAATGGATGGTCTACTGAAGCATGGAACAAGATAACAAGAGAAATGAATGAGAAGCATCCATATGCTTTATTCACAAAGCTGCAAATACAAAATAAGGAAAAGGAACTCAAAAGGGACTATCGCTTCCTCAAAGAAGCAAGGATGCAAAGCGGAATCTCATGGGATGACTCAAGGAAGATGGTGGTGGCTGAACCTGCATTGTGGGAAAATATTCTCATT TCATTTCCTAAAGCGAAGAAGTTCCGCTCCAACAGGGCTTCCTTTCCATTGTTTGATGCTTTAGGAGAGCTACATGATG GACAAATAGCTGATGGAACTTTGAACTTCACGTCATCTGAACCTTCTCAACATCCTATTCTTACTCAAGTTGATAATGTCGATGAGCCTTTCGAGAGAGCGAGCACGTTTCTGGATATTGAAGAGAGAgtggatggtgatgacgatgatgatgagataAGAATCTCTACCCAGCAACCAGAAAAAGCGGTTGGAAAAGATCCTATGGAGGTTCAAGGTACTGTTGGGAAGCGAGTGGAGAAGGAGCCAAAGAAATGCAAGAAAGCTGATGTTGCAGGGATGATGGAGAGCTATATTGCCATGAAGACCAAgcaagttgaagaggaagctgcaGCAAGGGAGAGAGCCAAGGCTGATGTAGATGAGTTTTCAATCAAGAAATGCATCGCTGTGGCGAACGAAATTGAAGAGCTAACCACTGAAGAAAAAGTAGATGCCTTTGATGTTTTCATGAATGAACAAAAGAGAGAGATTTTCCTCAGCGCTGATCCATCAAGTCGCATCATGTGGTTAAGGAGGCAATTGTCTAGACTAGCTTGA